catgtttgtgctgctgccatgttgtgttgctatcatgctatcttgtcatgtgttgctgccatgctgtgttgttgtcttatgtCACTCTTTAGGAAGTGTTGTgatgtctctcttgtcatgatgtgtgttttgcaggaggcattttgccttttggtaggccatcattgtaaatcaaataaaaaatcttattaactagttaaataaaggttaaataaaaaattcagACGTGTAAATTAATTCCCTGTAAGAGATTAAAGCGATACTATTGTACTGTATGCTGACTTAAAATGTAATTTGAGCACAGAGCAGATAGCTTTACAATCTTCACTTCAGAGGGATAGAGTAGAATTCTATTATCTTAGCATGGAGCGCACGTTGCATATAGTGCTTAGAAAAATATACTGCCAAGTGCTCACTATAAAGCTGGGGTTTCCAAACCTCAAGAGGGTcaaattgtctgtctgtctgtctgtctgtgtctgtctgtctgtgactgtgcATGCAAAAACAAAATATATTAGCCTATGAAATGAATGCCTCTGTGGATGCAGCCTTCTGCTGATCAGAGAAGTGTAGTGTGAAAACAAAGCATTTCTGTGATTGTGAAATAGAGTATGAGTTGTCATGACTCTCACTCCTGGGTGAGAATCAACGAtagccccccctctctcccaccaaagaggaagagggggagtggGGCCGGTTATATGACTTTAACAACCAGTTTTAAACTTTCTCTCTCTGGACCTTCAGTATGTAGAAGTCCAAAATGATTTGTGTGTAGagaaagactcatgttaaaaactTTAGCATCAAAAGATTTGACAATGGAACATTAGTTTTGAAATCCAAACTTTTGGGAAGTTCAGTGGAGATCCAAACAATAATCATGTCAGATAATTAATTATTCTGTGATCATCATTAAAGACGTTATAACGGAAACATTGTAACTTTCACAATGTATATGTCAGAGTTACATCTAAATGTTGGAAAACATATATGATTCAATATaaaactatttgtgagaagattACATTTTGATTTTAGCCTTCTAAATTACCTCGTTGTTTCTCATGTAAAGTTTTACCCAGTCAGTAATCACGCTGACGTGAGCACAGACATTTTGCCAAAAGGATGGCACTCCCCTTTTGCCAGAGTGCTTACTAAGGACTCATAACAAAATTTACATCAGACCAGTACATTGCTGAGACATACAATCGTAAATATATACATTGCAATTGCTTTCGAATGAGCGgtcgttcatgtgcaaagtattaATTCTCATGAGCATAGCTTCCACATGTGTGCACCAGCCTACTCAGTCTGTCCTGCTCTCGTTATCTTGCCCTCCCTTTCATTATGTAACAAGCCGTCATActgggttagtccactagggacttttcattgcaTTATGTTACTAATCAACCTGTAATCTATcctgtgtgtttatgtaattctgtacgattagttagttagttagtaaatacatAATGAAGCCAATTTGTGTATCGCTGAATGATCATTTAGACTAGAGTTCGTGCAGATTTGCAGTCAACAACATTtagaatgagactgatatgaggtaataattaatggatgactggtatgataatGGTATATTCTGTCAAATTCTTGAGTTAATTCGGGAAACGATAACTCATTAAACAAACTTTGTCCGTAGTGCCCCAAGTTACAattgagttaattgttacatgattcatttaatcacgtaataattaaCATAgttaattgatttgataaaatagatgtcatcacattaatgatagGCACGTCACGACAGAGGTGGGTCTGGTATTAAAGTTGTGGATCTTTCTAAGGAGGGAGGATTAGTGGGTGGAATATATTAGAGCGAGCCTCATGTGCTGGGTAATGGCTGCCGGTTTAGTGCAGGTACAGTATGCCTTTATTAATGCTATTCATCTTCACTGCTGACTCCTTGTCTGACTGCAGACCGATTGAGCGCACTCCCTCAGTGCAGCTTCATACATATTTATGTAGGCAAACACAGTTTGGGTTGAAGATTTTCACGAAAGGATTTTCATTCAAGTTTGAAACCAATTACAAGGGTGTCCTATGGTATTATAATGCACTTCAGAGGTCTAACATTGAGCAGGACAGAACGACAATGGTGCGATTCCATCAGTGTGAGGCTATTTGTCTGGAATGTAATGTACTTTGTGTCTTTACTTAATGATAAGCTAAAGAGGTTTCACCATTTGTCTTCACTTTTTTGGTGGCATACTTGTATCTCTCTGATGTGTCAAGCCTGCTCAAATATACAGAAGGTGTGTATCACCTGGTAATATAGTATTTGTTTTCATTCAAATATGTTTTCTGCTTAATTGAATTTGCCTTGCTCAATGGTGATAAAAGTTTAAACCCCGTACATCTGGCACTCCAGACAGaagtactatttgaacccaggtctgatcaCTGTTGATACTGTCATTTTAATCTCTCTCTTATTGACCCCTCCGCCTTCCCTGCGTTCCCATAGCGCTCTCCGTCAGCATCTCCACCTTCAGCCTGGTCGCCATTGCGACCGAGAGGTACAGCGCCATCTGCAACCCGCTGAAGTCGCGGGCATGGCAGACTCGTTCCCACGCCTACCGGGTCATCGCTGCCATCTGGGTGTTGTCGTTGGTCATGATGGTGCCCTACCCAGTGTTCAGCAACCTCAAGTCCTTCCCCAAACCCGACCGAACTACGGGCCACATGTGCCGCCTGGAATGGCCAAGCGGTGGGGTAGAACAGACGTGGTGAGTGAGTTTCTGACTGGAGACCTCTAGTGCAGTGGTCAGAACAGGCTTCTGACTGGTCCCATAGATAAGTTCCTGACACTAATTGTCAGTTCTCGTGTGGTAGTTTCAAAGTAAGCAGGCATCAATGGAACATAGATTGCCAGTCCCTTGTACAAAAAAGTATCTTGGGTTTGTTCGGTTTGTTTTTATGTTTGATTGCTTATATTGAATAGATTTGTTTCAAAATAAAGATTTTCTGATCAGGGAAGCAATGAGGCATTTTATGCTATTTACAATATAGTTCCACTGACATTACATTTGCCCAAAAGTAAAGTCTTCCCTTTTCCCCCTGCAAGACTGAACAGAATTGTCATAGCCGGACATTTAGGAGCACCACAGCAACATTATCGCAAAGAAATTCTATTTTAGGACAGATTAGTTCGCATTGACTCAGGGCTAGGGAAGCAGTTTTAGAAAgtacccttcctgtaggctcatcctgacatgaccctacagcatgacaatgccaccagccatactgctcgttttgtgcgtgatttcctgcaagataggaatgtcagtgttctgccatggccagcgaagagcccggatctcaatcccattgagcacgtctgggacctgttggatcggagggtgagggctagggctatttcccccagaaatgtctgggaacttgcaggtgccttggtggaagagtggggtaacatctcacagcaagaaatggcaaatctggtgcagtccatgaggaggagatgcactgcagtacttaatgcagctggaggccacaccagatactgactgttacttttgattttgactctccctttgttcagggacacattattccctTTCTGTTAGtcgcatgtctgtggaacttgttcagtttatgtctcagttgttaaatctcgttatgttcatacaaatatttacacatgttaagtttgctgaaaataaacgcagttgacagtgagaggacatttattttttgctgagtttagttgttCACTGATTGTGGCCTGTCAGAACCTCCCACCCCTCCCCCAGACTAtacttatttttattttactctaCAACCGCAAGAGTCCTTTGGGgatatacagtgtattcggaaagtattccgacctcttgaccttttccacattttgttacattacaatctattaaatattttttcttcccaacatcaatctacacaaaaccccataataacaaagcactGTATGAATGCAAAACCCTATTTTTTTCAAATctataaataaaaaacataacaattccatttacataagttttcagacccatttctcagtattttgttgaagcacctttggcagcgatttcgGCCTCGTCTTTTTGGGAAtgatgctacaaacttggcacacctgtatgaggagtttctcccattcttctcgggagatcctctcaagctctgatgttggatggggagagtcgctatgcagctattttcaggttgctccagggatgttcgatcgggttcaagtccgggctctggttgtgccactcaaggacattccaagacttgtcccgaagccacttctgcattgtcttggctgtgtgcttagggtccttgtcctgttggaaggtgaaccgtcacatctttccctcgatcctgactagtctcccaatccctgccactgaaaaacatccccacagcatgatgctgccaccaccatgcttcagcgtaggtatggtgccaggtttactTCAGAtgtggcattcaggccaaagacttcaatcttggtttcatcagccagagaatcttgtttctcatggtctgagagtcctttaggtgccttttggcaaactccaagcgggctgtcatgtgccttttactgaggagtggcttccatctagccactctaccataaagcctcattggtggagtgctgcagagatggttgtccttctggaaggttctcccatctctacagaggaactctggagatctgtcagagtgaccatcggtttcttggtcacctccctgaccaaggccctactCCCCGATTATTCAGTTCGGCCAGGtggccaaacttcttccatttcagaatgattgaggccactgtgctcCTGGGGAtcttcaaagctgcagaaatgttttggtatccttccgcagatctgtgcctcaacacaatcctgtctcggggctctacagacaattcctttgacctcatgacttggtttttgctctaacataaactgtcaactgtgggaccttatatagaccggtgtgtgcctttccaaatcatgtccagtccatttaaattaccacaagtggactccactcaagttgcagaaacatcttaaggatgatgaatggaaacaggatgcatctgagctcaattttgagtctctgAATATTATGTTTTTATatacattatggagtattgtgtgtagattgatgaggattttttgttTTTAATCCATTTAACAATAAGGCCGTAacctaacaacatgtggaaaaagggaaggggtctgggGAAGGGGCCACTCTCTTTACAGTGGCAGGTAAAATCATTTTAATCAGATTTATATTATAATGTGTATTGATATTTTTAAAATTATGAAAGCAGCGGTGACAGTAGATGTCATCGACAAGCACACAAAATATAATACCTATCATTTTTAGTTACTACAATATACTTCAGAAAAGATGCTATTGAAACACAACTTGTACTTACTTTTGTACTTTGGAGACCTATTTGAGGCTGAGCATCTTGGTGTAATGGCTAAGGTGTTGGACTGACAGCCGCAGGGACTGTGGGTCCATTACGGGCTACTCCCCAACTTGGCTATTAAATCAGAGTGTGTAATTATGATTATGCTTACAAATGATGCCAGCCATGAAGAATCCTCAAATAATGTGAAACAGAAATATTAGTGTAGCACCTGTTCCTCGCTCCCTTCCATGTTCCTCTCTGACGATAGAGAATCAGGATCAAAGACTAAACAAAAAGATGAACCGAAACCTCTAACCTCTATTTACTTCCTCTCTGTATGTCCCTGCTTCCTGTCACCTTGTGTCCCCCCACCCCTGATATGTGACCCACTATCAAACAGAGTACTGATGAAAAGCTTTGAGTATCAGAGGCTGCATTAATGAATGAATGAGAACCTGCTGCAAAGGCTGATGGGAGATGAAAAAGGAACCATCCATGGAGGATGTTAAGAGGAAAACACCCACGCACCCATTAGAATTTCACACAACACAAAATAAGGGCTTCCTCTCTACTAATTCTCAAAGTGTTTAGAAGGAACAATAGTGGATTTGTACTTTTTTTTTGTATACGGCCAAGTTGATAGCATCTGGATGATGTAAAGATAATTGGTAAAATGTTAATGACCACCTTTGAAATATTATGCAATTTTATGACCACAATGATCAGTCACttttttctcttcctgtctggcTTCctgtccctctttccctccttctttctctctctttctctcattttccctattttccctctctcctttcttctcaggTACATGCTGTTGCTTTTAATCTTGTTCTTCATCCCTGGGGTGGTAATGATCGTTGCCTATGGACTCATCTCCAGAGAGCTGTGCAGGGGGATGAAGTTTGAGCTGGACCAaaacagagagagcagtggtGAGACTCCTACACCACATGTATCATCCTGATGTGGATTTGATTGAACATCTCAATTGTTTCTTACAAATTGAAAGTTACACAAGTGAAGTTAAGGTTTTGGGTTAGGGATTGGGGTTTTGAAATAGGGTTGTGCTGTGTAGGAAGCAATGAGAGCAAGGACTAGGTTTAGGGTTTTTAAAACCGGAAATAATAAGGCTGGGGCCAGGGTAAGGGTTTTGCATTCATACAGTAACTTTGTTTTCATAAGGCCTATTTGTTTGTGAATGCATGTTCCCCACAATGCAGGCTTATGTCATCAACTCTTTGCTTATGCTATTATTAGTCATGTACTCTTTCTTCaacctacacacatacactcacctaCACACTTACACCCAATTTAGACCCACTTACAGACTTCCATGTACATTCCACAGCACTGAAGAACGGAGTAAACACCACCGTGACCAACGACACGGACGATGATGGCTGCTACATCCAGATGCCGAAGAAGCCACCGTCCATGGAGCTGtctaccctcaccacccctaCTCCGGCCCCTCCCAAACCCAGAGTGTCCACCGAGCACCCTCGAAGCAATAGCTCGGAGGCTAAACTCTTGGCCAAGAAGCGCGTGATCCGCATGCTCATCGTCACTGccgtcctcttcttcctctgctGGATGCCCCTGTACACGGCCAACACGTGGAAGGCTTTCCACATCAGCTCAGCCCACCGGCTCCTCTCGGGGGCACCCATCTCGTTCATCCACCTGTTGAGCTACACATCGGCGTGCGTTAACCCCGTTATCTATTGTTTTATGAATACACGCTTCCGCAAGGCGTTGATCACCACCTTTGCCCACTGCCGTCCGCCCTGCTGTCGGCGCCGCAGGGGGAGGCGGGGCGGCAGGGATGATGagatgacagtgacagggactatTGGTCCTTCGTCCATGTCCAAGATCAGCTTTACCACAGTGAGCACCGCGGGGACCTACTGATTATTTGTGAAGGGGAATAGGGGTACAGTGTCCACATTAGGACAGCCTCAGTCTCAGCAGGACTTATTCCTAATATGGACCCTGTATAGGGGGAACACAGGGGGCTGTAGCATTGGGTACACAGGTAGTTGTGACCAACCGACAGAATGCTTGGGCGTTTCTTTGCTTGTTTGCTCCTATCTGATTAGCTGCAGGTGTTTATGCTCTTTGTGGAATACTTTATTGACTGTCAAGTGTCTGTGGTCTACACTGGGCAtcataaatattcaacccctttggatttcttcacattttattgtgatACATACTGGgattaaaattgattcaattgaccTTTTTgccaacgatctacacaaaacacTCTCACAGAACATTTTTTAAAGattaatgaaaataaaacatgtattCACCCCCCTGAGTCAACACATGTTACaaacatctttggcagcgattacagttatttacatttacatttaagtcatttagcagacgctcttatccagagcgacttacaaattggtgcattcaccttatgacatccagtggaacagtagtgcatctaaatcttttaaggggggggggggtgagagggattactttatcatatcctaggtattccttaaagaggtggggtttcaggtgtctccggaaggtggtgattgactccgctgtcctggcgtcgtgagggagtttgttccaccattgggggccagagcagcgaacagttttgactgggctgagcgggaactgtacttcctcagtggtagggaggcgagcaggccagaggtggatgaacgcagtgcccttgtttgggtgtagggcctgatcagagcctggaggtactgaggtgccgttcccctcacagctccgtaggcaagcaccatggtcttgtagcggatgcgagcttcaactggaagccagtggagagagcggaggagcggggtgacgtgagagaacttgggaaggttgaacaccagacgggctgcggcgttctggatgagttgtaggggtttaatggcacaggcagggagcccagccaacagcgagttgcagtaatccagacgggagatgacaagtgcctggattaggacctgcgccgcttcctgtgtgaggcagggtcgtactctgcggatgttgtagagcatgaacctacaggaacgggccaccgcgttgatgttagttgagaacgacagggtgttgtccaggatcacgccaaggttcttagcgctctgggaggaggacacaatgg
This genomic window from Oncorhynchus nerka isolate Pitt River linkage group LG2, Oner_Uvic_2.0, whole genome shotgun sequence contains:
- the LOC115144691 gene encoding cholecystokinin receptor-like, yielding MALQTSNDTSLSTFLDCLPRLQSKSSMNASGNMSKEVTNTTCTNASVITKPPSARQKEMDSVRILLYSLIFLLSVFGNLLIIVVLTVNKRMRTVTNSFLLSLAVSDLMLAVFCMPFTLIPNLLEDFIFGAAMCKMVTYFMALSVSISTFSLVAIATERYSAICNPLKSRAWQTRSHAYRVIAAIWVLSLVMMVPYPVFSNLKSFPKPDRTTGHMCRLEWPSGGVEQTWYMLLLLILFFIPGVVMIVAYGLISRELCRGMKFELDQNRESSALKNGVNTTVTNDTDDDGCYIQMPKKPPSMELSTLTTPTPAPPKPRVSTEHPRSNSSEAKLLAKKRVIRMLIVTAVLFFLCWMPLYTANTWKAFHISSAHRLLSGAPISFIHLLSYTSACVNPVIYCFMNTRFRKALITTFAHCRPPCCRRRRGRRGGRDDEMTVTGTIGPSSMSKISFTTVSTAGTY